The Clostridia bacterium genome contains the following window.
TGGGCGCCAACGCCATCTTGGGCGTCAGTTTGGCCGTGGCACACGCGGCGGCCGCGTCCCTCGGTATGCCTCTCTATCGCTATATCGGCGGCACCAACGCCAAGGTCATTCCCACCCCCTGCATGAACGTCATCAACGGCGGCGCACACGCCGAGTCCACCGTGGACTTCCAGGAGTTCTTCATCATCCCCGCGGGCTTTGACACCTTCCGCGAGGCGTTGAGAGCGGGCGTCGAGTGCTTCCACGCCCTCAAGAAAGTGGTCAAATCCAAGGGCTACGAGACGGGCGTCGGCGACGAAGGCGGTTTCGCTCCTTCCTGCGCGCACGGCAACAAAGAGCCTTTGGCGCTCATCGCCGAGGCCGTAGAGAAAGCCGGCTACAAGTTGGGCGAGCAGATCTTCCTCGGTATGGACGTGGCTTCGAGCGAGTTCTACGAGGGTGACGGTATGTACAACCTCAAGAAGTCGGGCGAGGGCAAGAAGACCACCGACGAAATGATCGCTATGCTCGAAGATATGGTCAAGGATTATCCCATCATCACCATCGAGGACGGTTTGGCCGAGAGCGATTGGGCGGGTTGGAAGAAACTCACCGAGCGCTTGGGCAAGAAGATCCAGTTGGTCGGCGACGATCTCTTCGTCACCAACCCCGAGTTCGTCAAGAAGGGCATCATCAACGACACCGCCAACTCCGTGCTCATCAAGGTCAACCAAATCGGCACCCTCACCGAGACCATGGACGCCATTCGTTTGGCGCAGACCAACGGCTACACCTGCATGGTGTCTCACCGTTCGGGCGAGACCGAGGACGTCACCATCGCCGACCTCGCCGTGGCTGTCAACGCCGGCCAAATCAAGACCGGTTCGGCCTCCCGTACCGACCGTATGGCCAAGTACAATCAACTCCTCCGCATCGAAGAAGAGTTGGGCGACGAAGCCGTCTATCTCGGCCTCAAGGCTTTCGCCAACCGCAAGTTCTAATCGGTTCAGCCTTCGTCGACGAGCCCTCTTCCGAGGCGCTTTCCGACAAGCATTCAACGAATTCAAAAATATCCACGGCACCTCGCCGTGGATATTTTTTGCGATTTCAATTGTCTATGTTTAATTCGGATGGAATACAGAAAAGATCATTTGGCGTAATATCGTATAATTTGCACAGCCTCAGAATCTGGTCATAATTCAATTCGAATACACCTGTTTCAAAACGAGAATACTGTTGTTGCGTCATAAAAAGAACAGTGGCCACTTGCTTTTGCGTCATGCCGCTTGCTTTACGCGCTTCCTTGAGATTATTCCCGATGTGTTTGGCCGTACTCATACTATAAATATATCATTTTGTGGTGTATTCATTCTTGACATACATCACAAAGTGGCGTAATCTAAATATGTATACCATTACATCTGCGCTCGTTCATAATTAACGTTCGGTTATGCATTTTGGCGTAATATCAGTGAAAACCATATCGGTAGATCAACAAAGGAGAGAAAAAATGAAACGGAAAAAGAGTTGTTGTCTTGTAGTTCTGTGCGTCATCGCTCTGTTGTTCGCAACGGTAATGTTCGTCGGTTGTAAGCACACGAAGACCAATACCCCCAACGCCCCCGTAGTCGACCCGGGGCAGGGAAGTACCGAAAGCGGAACGGAAAATACCGTTGTGCCAACGCCGACGCAATACAAATTGCAAGTACTGTCAACCAATGGCGGCAGCACGAATCTGGCTGAAAAAACATTTGACGCGAATGGCATAGTCACGGTGGTAGCCTATCCCAAAGAAGGCTTTTATTTTACGGGCTGGTATTCGGATGATTATTTCCTGTTAGGCACGGACGTATCGTTTACGTTCAGTATTAACTCGAATACCGTGCTACGCGCGGTGTTTGCGGAAAAGACGCAACAGGTCTCGGCAAGTATGTCTGACGAGAATGAATTGCTACATTGCAGCGGTGATTTTTCCGTCGTCGTGTATTGTCCCGAAAAAGAGGCCGATACATATATCCGAGAGCACCTAAACATATACGATGAGTACTACCTAACGGAAGAAGGTTCCGTCGTTGCAGGCTACGAGAGCTATGCGAACAAGGGCTTGGGCCAGATAGATAATATCAACGGCAATTTGTACGTCGTACACCCCAACTCAAACTACGATCCGAGCGGTGCGTATCTCGCCAAAGCGGACGGTAACGTTTCGATACTGAAAGAGTTTACGAAAATACATAACAGCAATCTGGCAATGGCGTCGGACCCCTTTGAAGATGACGCAACTTTAGATGCGGAACAAGGCGTCGGCGAAATGGCTTTTTCAATAGATAACACGCCGCACACGAATATTGTACTTGATGAGAAAGTAGTTATATATTCCTATAAGGGCAACCCGAATGCCAACGGGAGCAATGTGGACGGGTGGATTCTGGAGCGCATCGGCGACGGTTTAACGATGCGTGATTATTATAATTCGTTCGTCGAAGACGAAGAAATTGCTTCACAGTATAATGAGGTCCCCGGCGGTTTCATTACGGGGAACATCGAGTATAGACGAAATGGCGTCAAAAAGACGTTAAAGGTCGGCGATATCGTGGGATTCGGCGGCGGGATCGTGCGCGCTTCGGATAGGCGCATATCTATTGATCAGATTAGTGAACAGACCGTTTTCGGCAGGGTAAAGGACATTCGATATTTGGGTGATACCATCAATCCCGATTATCTAAATAAGGTGTCCGGTGTTGCCGAGTATCCCTTGATATTCGTCGAATTGGAGATGGCGGACGAGAGCGACGTGTTTGCCGAACTTGACGTGTATCAGGAGACCGAAGTGGAGATGGAAAAGTACTTCAGTCCCGACGATCCCACGTTGATCGAAAACGCGAAACTTGCGTTGTACGAAAACGAGGAGTTTCATTCTTTCTTGGCTTCGGCGCAATTGGCTGTGGACAAATACGCAAAAGATAACGGATATGCTTCAGTGCAGAGCACAAAGTCTTTTTTGGACAATTTGAAAATAACGCCCAAAGTTGAAATTAAAGATTACGCGTTGATTTTGACGATAATTGGAGAGTTGAATATAGATTTCGGCAAGAAGGAAGGGCAGTTCGGCAAAGCGGGCGGCAAAGTGGAGATCAAATTCGAATTGAAAGAGAAGATTGCCATCGGGTTGCAGTTTTCTTGGATCAAAACGGCTGGCATAAAGAAAGGATTCGAAATAAGGTATATTCAAGATGAAGATACTACATTTACTTTCGATATCAAAGTAACGTATTCCGCAACTACGCAAAGCAGTATGTTCCTCATCAATGCCGCCACGGGGTGCATTCACAAAGAGGGATGCTGGCACATTAAACAGATGCTCGAGTCCAACAAAATCTATTCCGATAAGACATTGACCGAACTGGAACGCGACGGCTATTATCCGTGTGGTACGTGTATGGCCAAAGAGAAGAAGAAGTATCTCGAAGATGGCAAATACACCGACCTGGTCGCCACGGAAGAATTGAATCAGAATTTTGCCGCGGCCATGAGTTATCGTGATTATGGAGATACGGTCGGCGAAATTCGCAATATATTAGGCAAGGCAACGGAAGGAGAAGGCTCTACGCTCAGTTCAGACAAGGAGTTGGGCCGTCTAACGTATAATTACATCTTGACCTTCAACCTTAAGTTCTATATCCATATGTCCTTCAAGTTCGAAGCGACGTTGCATTATGAACATCATGTTGTGAAGCATACCGTGAGCGGCGCGCGTATATCGGTCACCGACGGATTTCATACCATATACGAACGCGAATCCGAGACAAAATCCCAGTCGCTTACGTTGACGGGAAAAGTTGAAGTAAAGCTCGGCGTCGGCGTAGAATTGTCGGTCAGTACGCCTTTGGGCTCCATCGGTGTCGGTATTTACGGCGAGTTGGGCGTATATGCGGAATTGTCCGGTATATTGCATGTATCTATAGACGGAGATAACTATGCGGCGGCATACTTCGAACTGGGTATATACTACGACGTTGGGATAAGATGGCGTGTGTTATGGTTGACGGGAAAGAACAGTCTGTGCAATGGCAAAATACCGTTGTTACGCATGGGTAACAACAAGGTAATATACGGCTATCAATACGATATAGAAGAGGTACTTGTTTTAGGCAATGAGAACAAGCGGCAGTTCACGTTGGATGGAGACCTGCAATTAATGGGCGTCAAGACGATGTCATTGCCATCGTTTTCCGAGGGAACGGAGACGCTTGATCTGTGGAATAGCGATATATACGACGTTACCTTGATGTTGAGCGATCTCGGTTCTTGGTTCGAAATCGTTGAGATATCCGTAGACGGACGGTCCGATCGCACACAACGGGTATTGCAAATCAAGCGAGGCGCACCGTATGGTGAGACCTTTGAAGACGTGCTGACCATACGAATAGAGGCAAAGAATAAAAAATGGGCAAAATTCGACGACAAAGCGCCTTCACCTTCGGTGCAATTGCCTACAATACAAGTAAAAGTAATTTGTGCGCTCAATTGCGCCGAACACGCGCTGATGTATCTGGCGGAAGAGCCCGCCTCGTGTACCGAGACGGGATTGCAAAGCGCCGTACGGTGTATGAGGTGTCGCAAAATGTTTACGGACGCTACTCCTCGCGTCGAGATCGACAGTCGAGAGGTCTTGCCCGCATTGGGCCACGCCCACTATGAGTTGGCCGCGCAAAACGCCACGTGCATTTCGGACGGACTGAGCAGCGGAACGCAATGTTCCCGCTGCGGCGAGATTCTCGTTGCGCAGACCGTAATACCGGCGAAAGGGCATACACCCGCTGCCGAGTGGACTGTGATAGAAGCCTCGTCTTGCACTTCGCAAGGCCGTGAGTATATTTGTTGCACTATGTGTAATCGCGTGTTGACCACGCGGTCGATATTGCCCACCGGACACACCTTGGATCGTACGGAGCCGACGTGTACGGACGGGGTACATTGCACCGTATGCAAAAAAACGATTTGTGAGCCTAATGGACATACCGAGGTGGAAACGACGCTGAATGAGGCGACGTGTACAGGAGAAGGGCACACTCGCAAATACTGTCTGATATGTGATTACGAAGAAATTGTGACGATCCCGCCGTTAGGCCACATGGACTATGCCGATTCGATCAAGAACGGTGCGTCCTGGCATTACATCAAAGAGGAAACGTGTATGGAGGAAGGCGAGGTCGAGTACACCTGTATTCGTTGTGAGGCGCATTTGCGCGCCACACGCCCCGTTGTCCCGCACAACTACGGCGACTGGTTCGTCGTGCTTGCCCCGACTTGCACCGAGGATGGATTGCAACGTAAGGTCTGTATATATGGCTGCGGCGATGTCGGCGGCGAGATGGTGCTGCCGGCTACCGGCCATAATTGGACGGGCCGTGTGGTGGAGCGAGAGCCGAGTTGCGAGCAGGACGGCGTTATTTACAAGGAATGTGTCTCGTGCGGCGTCCGTGAGTACGAAGACAGCCCTGCTTTGGGCCATCTGAGCGGCGGAGCCACCTGTACGAGGCCGGATACCTGCTCTCGTTGCGGCGTCATATTGTCGGCGGCGTTGGGGCACGACTGGAGTGTGGTCGTATCCTACCTGGAGCCTACGTATACGGAAGAGGGACTGGAGATTAAACAGTGTTCGCGTTGCGACAGTGTGTACGAGCGTAAGATACCCTGCCGTGACCAGAGCGATCACGAGCACGTGTGGGCTACCGTCACCGTACTGACCGAACCGACCTGTTTGGAAGAAGGCACGGGACAGCGCGTGTGTACGTTGTGTCCGCGGACGGAGAGTGTGGTCATCGATCCGTTGGGACACGACTGGGCGGATACCGAAATAGTGGAGTCCACTTGCGAGGAAAGCGGGTATTCGTTCCATACCTGCCGTCGTTGCGCCGTCTCCGAACGGTTGGCTACGACTGCACCCAAAGGGCATACGAGCGTTACCGAGGGTAAAGCGCCAACCTGTACCGAAGACGGATATACGAAATCGGTATGTTCGGTCTGCGGACAACAACTGAACTTCGAAACCAAGGCGGCTTTCGGCCATCATTTCGTGGAAGATCACATCGAGATGGAGCCTACTTGTATGCAAGAGGGGAGTAGGATCGAGAAATGTACTGTCTGCAATGAGACGGCTGTCCGCACCATTCCGATGATTGGGCATGAAATGGCGTACGTCGAAAGAGTGGAACCCACCTGTACCTCTGATGGCCACATGGATTATCATGTATGCACGATGGGATGCGGAACCGCTTTTTATAGTCGGGAAGAAGGCGGCGTCCATATACAAGGGGAGCCGATCATCGTGGATGAGGGCCATACGCTAACGGAAATGGTTACATTGTATGCGTATGCCCATGAAGGGTATGAGGTTGTAAACGAGCACTGCCACTTCGACGCGAACGGAGACCTCGTACAAGGCTATCTATATGCTTATTGCTCGAAGTGCGATACGTACTTTAAGATTCAGGACGGTGAGTTGGAAGACGCCACTTCATGGGAAAGCGCGGAAGAGGCCATCGCGGCCACACAACACGGCGGTGCGTATATGCACGTGATGGATGGCACCGGGAGTTGCAATCACTGGGCTAAGATGG
Protein-coding sequences here:
- the eno gene encoding phosphopyruvate hydratase, with amino-acid sequence MAKIVNVHGREVLDSRGNPTVEVEVLLDNGVKGRAIVPSGASTGESEALELRDGDKGRYLGKGTLKAVDNVNKVLAPAVIGLEATDQVLVDNTMLKLDGTPFKKNLGANAILGVSLAVAHAAAASLGMPLYRYIGGTNAKVIPTPCMNVINGGAHAESTVDFQEFFIIPAGFDTFREALRAGVECFHALKKVVKSKGYETGVGDEGGFAPSCAHGNKEPLALIAEAVEKAGYKLGEQIFLGMDVASSEFYEGDGMYNLKKSGEGKKTTDEMIAMLEDMVKDYPIITIEDGLAESDWAGWKKLTERLGKKIQLVGDDLFVTNPEFVKKGIINDTANSVLIKVNQIGTLTETMDAIRLAQTNGYTCMVSHRSGETEDVTIADLAVAVNAGQIKTGSASRTDRMAKYNQLLRIEEELGDEAVYLGLKAFANRKF
- a CDS encoding leucine-rich repeat protein, giving the protein MKRKKSCCLVVLCVIALLFATVMFVGCKHTKTNTPNAPVVDPGQGSTESGTENTVVPTPTQYKLQVLSTNGGSTNLAEKTFDANGIVTVVAYPKEGFYFTGWYSDDYFLLGTDVSFTFSINSNTVLRAVFAEKTQQVSASMSDENELLHCSGDFSVVVYCPEKEADTYIREHLNIYDEYYLTEEGSVVAGYESYANKGLGQIDNINGNLYVVHPNSNYDPSGAYLAKADGNVSILKEFTKIHNSNLAMASDPFEDDATLDAEQGVGEMAFSIDNTPHTNIVLDEKVVIYSYKGNPNANGSNVDGWILERIGDGLTMRDYYNSFVEDEEIASQYNEVPGGFITGNIEYRRNGVKKTLKVGDIVGFGGGIVRASDRRISIDQISEQTVFGRVKDIRYLGDTINPDYLNKVSGVAEYPLIFVELEMADESDVFAELDVYQETEVEMEKYFSPDDPTLIENAKLALYENEEFHSFLASAQLAVDKYAKDNGYASVQSTKSFLDNLKITPKVEIKDYALILTIIGELNIDFGKKEGQFGKAGGKVEIKFELKEKIAIGLQFSWIKTAGIKKGFEIRYIQDEDTTFTFDIKVTYSATTQSSMFLINAATGCIHKEGCWHIKQMLESNKIYSDKTLTELERDGYYPCGTCMAKEKKKYLEDGKYTDLVATEELNQNFAAAMSYRDYGDTVGEIRNILGKATEGEGSTLSSDKELGRLTYNYILTFNLKFYIHMSFKFEATLHYEHHVVKHTVSGARISVTDGFHTIYERESETKSQSLTLTGKVEVKLGVGVELSVSTPLGSIGVGIYGELGVYAELSGILHVSIDGDNYAAAYFELGIYYDVGIRWRVLWLTGKNSLCNGKIPLLRMGNNKVIYGYQYDIEEVLVLGNENKRQFTLDGDLQLMGVKTMSLPSFSEGTETLDLWNSDIYDVTLMLSDLGSWFEIVEISVDGRSDRTQRVLQIKRGAPYGETFEDVLTIRIEAKNKKWAKFDDKAPSPSVQLPTIQVKVICALNCAEHALMYLAEEPASCTETGLQSAVRCMRCRKMFTDATPRVEIDSREVLPALGHAHYELAAQNATCISDGLSSGTQCSRCGEILVAQTVIPAKGHTPAAEWTVIEASSCTSQGREYICCTMCNRVLTTRSILPTGHTLDRTEPTCTDGVHCTVCKKTICEPNGHTEVETTLNEATCTGEGHTRKYCLICDYEEIVTIPPLGHMDYADSIKNGASWHYIKEETCMEEGEVEYTCIRCEAHLRATRPVVPHNYGDWFVVLAPTCTEDGLQRKVCIYGCGDVGGEMVLPATGHNWTGRVVEREPSCEQDGVIYKECVSCGVREYEDSPALGHLSGGATCTRPDTCSRCGVILSAALGHDWSVVVSYLEPTYTEEGLEIKQCSRCDSVYERKIPCRDQSDHEHVWATVTVLTEPTCLEEGTGQRVCTLCPRTESVVIDPLGHDWADTEIVESTCEESGYSFHTCRRCAVSERLATTAPKGHTSVTEGKAPTCTEDGYTKSVCSVCGQQLNFETKAAFGHHFVEDHIEMEPTCMQEGSRIEKCTVCNETAVRTIPMIGHEMAYVERVEPTCTSDGHMDYHVCTMGCGTAFYSREEGGVHIQGEPIIVDEGHTLTEMVTLYAYAHEGYEVVNEHCHFDANGDLVQGYLYAYCSKCDTYFKIQDGELEDATSWESAEEAIAATQHGGAYMHVMDGTGSCNHWAKMELSCPQCDPKRRDATEADYRSHRGTVGGSANYGMHLGYNGNCECGATLGLLFDETDEVCVVRGIGSATLTDGTLVIPSSYMGKPVVAIRDEAFANNNELRTLIIHVEPECCIAIGDKAFASCSQLDRVDILTLVEGEWVIAKDIATASAYNVLFSGFNNSPFKDCPVREAHIPASVMWSLQRSTMRTLKVVGDVPANTLAFSKLTSLIVRDGAIGSGAFQNNKSLGFGNLILEGVTSIGASAFKGCTGLSQVKLPDTLVSIGEAAFSGCSGVERIDWGDNENELIIGVEAFAGCKLSGELTLPANTKSIGERCFKDNQDLTTVTVPSGVDSIGIEAFAGCKGITTITLPFVGTERNTRSGKYSLFGAIFNMAAPDDENMSEYTNAYTYDSKIINDGSSEWRYWVPNATINVILNSVCELPVGAFIRCYRLQTVSLPTGITAIPYDAFWDCAELTEIRIPEGVETIGDQAFEIFTWSENTTPIYLSLPASLQTIGKKAFGNRYTIKSVTWADGIGANMIEIGEAAFCGCAGLEEMTIPFVGGKKFALANDKSHLFDYIFGEEGYFEQKFYNKDGASVTSQYNARDKFERVDSYYTGSDWGGDRYIPKSLTSVTIVAGVTYYGAFERCTMIKNLTLGEGFTSLGDSTFFGCSGLMSISIRNPNIAFGSNLTPFRDLQQKLTIDIYESGQKRYTIVKEGSDSPITWQNAKAAAEEKKGYLASITSSKENGSLLPLIQALEISLWIGATDEGTAGNWRWVNGEYFEYNNWDDGEPNNSGGIEHYAQIKWGSGKWNDNKNDAAIYGYLVEYPSTEGGFIRDFVGDDVILLAYRGTDTTELTIPDDITVIGEYAFAGHTELTAVTIPATVTEIGNGAFSGCSSLASMTLPFAGKSMTASEGYDQVFGYIFGYTVGEESTEAACIRADNVSYYTSRSEKIDGKTTTIYTPYVYGIPASLQSVVLSGDVDGAIGTDGTTKGSIFRCCAITSVEFGPNVKYIPDYAFYRCGGLTEVTIPVHVERIGQRAFYYCRNLSSVALNEGLIQIDYGAFSDTDALNTIIIPQSVTTIGSSVFADDIGSWNTHLTIYCMASENGADWNSQWNKDMAALSYKTIETCYYSEDEPTDLDPDKNYWHYVNGAIRMWPAVQE
- a CDS encoding helix-turn-helix transcriptional regulator, translated to MSTAKHIGNNLKEARKASGMTQKQVATVLFMTQQQYSRFETGVFELNYDQILRLCKLYDITPNDLFCIPSELNIDN